From Xenopus laevis strain J_2021 chromosome 7L, Xenopus_laevis_v10.1, whole genome shotgun sequence, one genomic window encodes:
- the ascl2.L gene encoding achaete-scute family bHLH transcription factor 2 L homeolog: protein MEEQPSSDRRVKAPRKAATETESPQRLRCQKRSGSSANTIGLSATSERRNERERNRVKLVNMGFAKLRQHVPQAQGPNKKMSKVETLRSAVEYIRALQAVLIERSAGEGQRAGSDGLSPCGSSCSVDSGSMSLSPGSCSPCASEDSSREESSIPEADFFLTLHGWGITRLTGHHIGTEDKEQTDYYKNISE, encoded by the exons ATGGAGGAACAGCCCAGCTCAGACAGACGCGTAAAGGCTCCGCGCAAAGCGGCAACTGAAACAGAATCTCCGCAGAGGCTGCGCTGCCAGAAACGAAGCGGCTCCTCCGCAAACACTATTGGCCTATCCGCTACCTCCGAAAGGCGCAACGAAAGGGAGAGGAACAGGGTGAAACTGGTCAATATGGGCTTTGCCAAACTAAGGCAACACGTGCCTCAAGCTCAGGGACCGAACAAGAAAATGAGCAAAGTGGAGACTCTGCGCTCAGCTGTGGAATATATCCGCGCACTTCAAGCGGTGCTGATAGAGAGGAGCGCGGGGGAGGGACAAAGAGCTGGTTCCGATGGACTCTCGCCTTGTGGCAGCAGCTGCTCAGTTGATTCTGGCTCCATGTCTTTATCACCTGGATCCTGCTCACCCTGTGCCTCCGAGGATAGTTCCAGGGAGGAGAGCAGCATCCCTGAGGCCGACTTCTTTCTAACGCTTCATGGATGGGGGATAACAAGGCTGACAG GTCATCATATAGGAACAGAAGATAAGGAGCAGACTGACTATTACAAGAACATATCTGAATGA